The Hemiscyllium ocellatum isolate sHemOce1 chromosome 39, sHemOce1.pat.X.cur, whole genome shotgun sequence genome contains a region encoding:
- the LOC132834151 gene encoding dipeptidyl peptidase 8-like — MAAAMETEQPNIEVFETAAASAAVDIEDLEEFEPYYVERYSWSRLRKLITDSRKLHGHMMAKPPHDFYFVKKNDPEGPHSDRVYYLAMSNENRENRLFYSEIPREINKDAVLLLSWKPLLDYFQSVPDYGIYCREEELLRERKRIGTIGIASYDFHKESGMFLFQASNKIYFAVDGGSSGFTNEPLNPLPVKTSCSNIRMDPKICPADPSWISFIHSNDLWISNIETGEERRLTFAHKGLPNLEDDPKSAGISSFVLQEEFDRYTGYWWCPLAEDTPDGGKIFRILYEENDESNVEIIHVTSPMLETRRCDSYRYPRTGTLNPKITFKVSEVTINANGRIANVIDMELVQPFEVLFNGTEYIARVGWTREGKYAWAILLDRPQTRLQIVLIPPALFIPVVDDPVKRQELVESVPDSVMPLIIYEETTDIWINVHDILHIFPQVKENEIQFIFASECKTGFRHLYKITTILEECKYKRSCGGYPSPDDFKCPIKEELPLTGGDWEVLGRHGSTIWVNETTHLVYFQGTKDTPLEHHLYAVSYECPMEIVRLTQLGYSHNCFVSQNFDMFVSKYSNQDHPHCVRVFRLTGSEEAALHKQGEFWATMLESPGCPPDYIPPEMFSFHSKSGYILYGMMFKPHNLQPRKKYPTLLYTYGGPQVQLVNNRFKGVKYLRLNTLAELGYVVVVIDSRGSCHRGLKFEGALKYKMGQVEIEDQVEGLQYLAAKYSFVDMKRVAIHGWSYGGYLSLMGLVRRPEIFKVAIAGAPVTLWIFYDTGYTERYMGFPDKNESGYDIGSAAMQVDRFPLDPNRLLLLHGFLDENVHFSHTTVLLSFLVRAGRPYDLQVYPQERHSIRVPESGEHYELYLLYYLQENLASQIAAMK; from the exons CCATGTCAAATGAAAACCGGGAAAATCGATTGTTCTACTCTGAAATTCCTCGTGAGATAAATAAGGATGCTGTCCTGCTGCTGTCATGGAAACCTCTGCTAGATTATTTTCAG TCTGTTCCTGactatggaatttattgccgTGAAGAAGAGCTGTTACGGGAAAGGAAGAGAATCGGAACAATTGGAATTGCATCATACGATTTCCACAAAGAAAGTGGAATGTTCCTGTTCCAGGCGAGCAACAAGATCTATTTCGCGGTGGACGGTGGTAGCTCAGGCTTCACT AATGAGCCATTAAATCCTTTACCAGTGAAAACAAGCTGTTCCAACATCAGGATGGATCCCAAAATATGTCCCGCTGATCCATCTTGGATTTCATTCATCCACAGCAATGATTTGTGGATCTCTAACATTGAAACTGGGGAAGAAAGACGACTAACATTTGCACATAAAG GTTTGCCCAACTTAGAGGATGATCCCAAATCTGCAGGAATCTCCAGCTTTGTACTCCAGGAAGAGTTTGACCGGTACACAGGGTACTGGTGGTGTCCTTTGGCTGAGGACA CTCCAGATGGGGGAAAGATCTTCAGGATACTTTATGAAGAAAATGATGAGTCAAATGTTGAAATTATCCACGTGACTTCACCCATGCTTGAAACACGAAGGTGTGATTCATACAGGTATCCACGAACGG GAACTCTAAATCCAAAAATAACTTTCAAGGTGTCCGAAGTAACAATAAATGCTAATGGAAGG ATTGCGAATGTCATCGACATGGAATTGGTCCAACCATTTGAGGTTCTTTTTAATGGAACGGAGTACATTGCACGGGTTGGATGGACTCGAGAAGGAAAATA TGCCTGGGCCATCCTGTTGGATAGACCCCAGACCAGGCTTCAGATTGTTCTGATTCCACCTGCTTTGTTTATCCCAGTGGTGGATGATCCAGTGAAACGGCAGGAACTTGTGGAATCTGTGCCTGATAGTGTAATGCCATTGATTATCTATGAGGAAAcaacagacatttggataaat GTGCACGACATACTGCACATATTTCCTCAGGTGAAAGAGAATGAGATTCAGTTCATTTTTGCCTCTGAGTGTAAGACTGGTTTTCGACACCTTTACAAAATTACAACCATCTTGGAGGAGTGCAAGTATAAAAGGTCCTGTGGAGGCTACCCTTCTCCAG ACGATTTTAAATGCCCTATTAAAGAAGAATTACCTTTGACGGGTGGAGACTGGGAAGTGCTCGGGAGACATGGCTCTACG ATATGGGTCAATGAAACTACCCACTTGGTGTATTTTCAAGGTACTAAAGACACACCTTTGGAGCACCACCTTTATGCAGTGAGCTACGAATGTCCCATGGAGATTGTACGACTGACACAGTTAGGCTACTCTCATAACTGTTTTGTTAGCCAG AACTTTGATATGTTTGTCAGCAAGTACAGCAACCAGGACCATCCACACTGTGTACGTGTCTTCCGACTGACTGGATCAGAAGAAGCCGCTCTTCACAAACAGGGAGAGTTCTGGGCCACAATGCTGGAGTCTCCAG GTTGTCCTCCAGATTACATTCCTCCAGAGATGTTCAGTTTTCACAGCAAGTCCGGGTATATATTGTATGGAATGATGTTCAAACCACATAATCTACAACCCAGAAAAAAATACCCCACCCTGCTTTACAcgtatggtggccctcag GTGCAGTTAGTAAACAATCGCTTTAAGGGAGTTAAATATCTGCGTCTGAACACTCTGGCAGAGCTCGGTTATGTTGTGGTCGTCATCGATTCCAGGGGATCCTGTCACAGAGGCCTTAAATTTGAAGGTGCCTTGAAGTACAAGATG GGTCAAGTAGAAATTGAAGACCAGGTGGAAGGGCTACAGTATTTGGCTGCCAAGTATAGCTTTGTTGACATGAAACGTGTTGCAATTCATGGTTGGTCATATGGAGGTTATCTGTCGCTTATGGGTCTAGTGAGGAGACCAGAAATATTTAAG GTAGCCATAGCTGGAGCCCCTGTGACACTGTGGATCTTCTATGATACTGGATACACAGAACGCTATATGGGTTTCCCAGATAAAAATGAGAGTGGCTATGATATTGGATCAGCAGCAATGCAAGTTGACCGGTTTCCCCTTGA CCCCAATCGGTTGCTGCTCTTGCATGGGTTCCTCGATGAAAATGTTCATTTTTCTCATACTACAGTACTGCTTAGCTTCCTCGTTCGAGCAGGGAGGCCGTATGACTTGCAG GTGTATCCCCAAGAGCGGCACAGTATTCGTGTTCCAGAGTCTGGTGAACATTATGAACTGTATCTGCTGTACTATCTTCAGGAGAACCTGGCTTCCCAGATTGCAGCAATGAAGTAA